From a region of the Candidatus Gracilibacteria bacterium genome:
- a CDS encoding S1 RNA-binding domain-containing protein, which yields MILEPIYNQEIAKVLNLKEHQVSTTQDMLDEGATVPFISRYRQERTGGLDETVIRAIIELRKGLEQLFKLKNTALQGIFDQGKLTPELERNIVNSNNIKEVEELYKPYKTKKKTLAMLAIEKGFQIVADNFKKNISKIPDNFLAKYDSTEILEGASQIISAEISANMNLRHALRDDLQGYGILISKIKTPTALAKLNKKDAGQVSKFDIYTDFSNRINYLKPYQILALNRGENLGILNIKIEKTEKTYDIIKKRYAGELEISSQFITELEEGLKLGYTTLFKSVENEIRGILTEQGEDDAIITFSKNLGQLLMTKPEYGKTILALDPGFAAGCKMVVLDNLGNPLYFSKIFLSQKDNSKIELSKIIKNYNIDVIVIGNGTGVKESTELVQSISDIDIYIVNESGASVYSASAIAAEEFPNLGSLERGTVSIGRRFIDPLSELVKIPVGSIGVGMYQHDISEKKLEEKLGYVIEDTVNEVGINVNTASVYVLSHISGITKTAAKKIYNNRPYTSRAELKKQLSPKVFKLAIGFLRVPQSKEILDTTDIHPEQYALARFVTKQQNTIESLDSFYKNNEVKIKDLYNDANIQTLEFITHSLSQAGIEKRVLSSHQKATTLSNSDFKAGDIVPGIIRNVLAFGAFVDIGMKQDGLVHISQIADRYVADPKEVVEVGQNIRVKILSIDESTGKIQLSLKDAVSL from the coding sequence ATGATTTTAGAACCTATATATAATCAAGAAATTGCTAAAGTGCTCAATCTCAAAGAGCATCAAGTTTCTACTACTCAAGATATGCTCGACGAATGAGCAACAGTTCCGTTTATATCCCGCTATAGACAAGAAAGAACGTGATGACTTGATGAAACAGTCATAAGAGCTATTATAGAATTGAGAAAGTGACTTGAACAATTATTTAAACTCAAAAATACTGCTCTACAGGGAATTTTTGATCAATGAAAACTCACTCCAGAACTTGAAAGGAATATAGTGAATTCTAATAATATAAAGGAAGTAGAAGAACTTTACAAACCCTATAAAACAAAAAAGAAAACTCTCGCTATGTTGGCAATAGAAAAGGGATTTCAAATCGTAGCTGACAATTTTAAAAAAAATATATCCAAGATTCCTGATAATTTTTTGGCAAAGTATGATTCTACAGAAATACTAGAAGGAGCGAGTCAGATTATATCAGCTGAAATATCAGCTAATATGAATCTTAGACATGCACTGAGAGATGATTTACAATGATATGGAATACTTATTTCTAAAATAAAAACACCAACTGCACTCGCAAAACTTAATAAAAAAGATGCTGGTCAAGTTTCTAAGTTTGATATATACACGGATTTTTCTAATAGAATAAATTATCTCAAACCCTATCAAATACTTGCTCTCAATAGAGGAGAAAATCTGTGAATTCTCAATATAAAAATAGAGAAAACAGAGAAAACATACGACATTATTAAAAAAAGATATGCTGGAGAATTAGAAATATCATCACAATTCATTACAGAGCTTGAAGAGTGACTCAAACTTGGCTATACTACACTATTTAAATCTGTTGAAAATGAAATTAGATGAATTCTCACTGAGCAATGAGAAGACGATGCTATCATAACATTTAGTAAAAATCTTGGTCAACTGCTTATGACGAAACCTGAGTATTGAAAAACTATTCTCGCTCTTGATCCTGGATTTGCAGCTTGATGTAAAATGGTAGTACTTGATAATCTCTGAAACCCTCTGTATTTTAGTAAAATATTTCTTTCTCAAAAGGATAATTCTAAAATTGAACTCAGTAAAATTATTAAAAACTATAACATAGATGTTATAGTTATAGGAAATGGTACAGGTGTGAAAGAATCAACAGAACTTGTTCAAAGTATTTCAGATATAGATATTTATATAGTGAATGAATCAGGTGCTTCTGTATATTCTGCAAGTGCTATAGCAGCAGAAGAATTTCCAAATTTAGGAAGTTTAGAAAGGTGAACGGTATCAATTTGAAGAAGATTTATAGATCCACTTTCAGAACTTGTAAAAATACCAGTTTGAAGTATAGGAGTATGAATGTATCAACATGATATCAGTGAAAAGAAACTAGAAGAAAAACTTTGATATGTCATAGAGGATACCGTGAACGAAGTAGGTATAAATGTTAATACAGCTTCCGTATATGTTCTCTCACATATATCATGAATTACAAAAACTGCTGCAAAAAAAATATATAATAATAGACCCTATACTTCGAGAGCAGAGCTCAAAAAACAACTCAGTCCAAAAGTATTTAAATTGGCAATTTGATTTCTCAGGGTTCCACAAAGCAAGGAAATCCTAGATACAACAGATATTCATCCTGAGCAGTATGCACTTGCGAGATTTGTAACAAAACAACAAAATACCATAGAGTCACTTGATTCATTTTATAAAAACAATGAGGTAAAAATTAAAGATTTGTACAATGATGCAAATATACAAACTCTAGAATTTATTACTCACAGCCTCTCTCAAGCAGGAATTGAGAAGAGAGTTCTTTCAAGTCATCAAAAGGCAACTACATTAAGTAACAGTGATTTCAAAGCTTGAGATATAGTGCCATGAATTATTCGTAATGTTCTCGCTTTTTGAGCATTTGTAGATATTGGGATGAAGCAAGATGGTCTTGTGCATATATCTCAAATTGCTGATAGATATGTTGCTGATCCAAAAGAAGTAGTAGAAGTCTGACAAAATATTCGTGTAAAGATTCTCTCAATAGATGAATCAACTGGTAAGATTCAACTTTCACTCAAAGATGCAGTATCTTTGTAA
- a CDS encoding pentapeptide repeat-containing protein, with protein MQKITDLNIQEIMSQDYISDVHFVGINFSNHVFSRKNFSNCTFEKCNLSNITLKNTTLNDIRFKGCKILGLKFGDIDRLLSNFNFYDCTITLTSFFGLSLKGIHFEDCKITESDFTNTYLENAVFGYCDLLKTTFLGCNFKNADLRGSFNFSIDPQHNKFSKTKFSREYCEGLLHQLDIELM; from the coding sequence ATGCAAAAAATAACAGATTTAAATATTCAGGAGATTATGTCTCAGGATTACATTTCAGATGTGCACTTTGTGGGAATAAACTTTTCAAATCATGTTTTTTCTCGTAAAAACTTTTCAAACTGTACTTTTGAAAAGTGTAATCTTTCAAATATAACTCTCAAAAATACCACTCTCAATGATATTAGATTCAAGGGATGCAAGATACTTTGACTTAAGTTTTGAGATATAGACCGACTCTTATCAAACTTTAATTTTTATGATTGTACTATTACACTTACTTCTTTTTTTTGACTGTCTCTCAAAGGTATCCACTTCGAAGATTGCAAAATTACAGAATCAGACTTCACTAATACCTATCTTGAAAATGCAGTATTTTGATATTGCGATTTGCTCAAAACTACATTTCTTGGCTGTAATTTTAAAAATGCAGATTTACGTTGAAGCTTCAACTTCTCTATAGATCCACAACACAATAAATTCTCAAAAACTAAGTTTAGTAGGGAATACTGCGAGGGATTGCTTCACCAGTTAGATATAGAGTTGATGTAA
- a CDS encoding ABC-F family ATP-binding cassette domain-containing protein — MFQEIIDEILACHDEFSEHELAEICQVFYDEIPAKIKHETKLKRTAKYMRSEFELHDTTSEQKTLIIGANKQYSLESIPKYLFEGKSSIASSLIDINKLSKSIGAEPLLIDANLKINTNDKVALIGKNGAGKTTLLKMILAKAGILKGEQAEVLDLENIDGNIELASGIKIGYLSQDLFWSDSKNTLRQEMATIFPDITHKIERLHSLQDQAEAWEERETLNKELIECDGFKKDILRQEILRYFGITDDQLDFNVLQLSGGEQTKVQIAKFLITEVDILILDEPTNHLDIDGIIFLEKFCQVWKKAIVSISHDVQFINHTCKRIAEISGKQIHNYAGNYNFYITEKQERYDKQMRDFNNQERDIETQESYINRFRANSAKAASVQSRIKALDKVERLHKPENETTAKFITLQTNMRLPEVIIQLEEIIVGYDYPLVTLPEYIQVHKQDKIGIIGKNGAGKTTLLKTILGELTALSGTSQIHPNLNVGSYGQVLEGLDTSMSIIAELSKEHENTQEIRTMLGGLLITGDKVEQVIQTLSGGERAKVALTKMLLAKPDIIIMDEPTNHLDIHSKEVIKHMLQSFTGTTLIVSHDRDLLESVSNKLWLIKEQILSVYDEPEKGFSEIF; from the coding sequence ATGTTTCAAGAAATAATAGATGAAATACTTGCGTGTCATGATGAGTTCAGTGAGCATGAACTTGCTGAAATTTGTCAGGTTTTTTATGATGAAATACCTGCTAAAATAAAACATGAAACCAAACTCAAACGTACAGCAAAATATATGAGAAGTGAGTTTGAACTTCATGATACTACTTCAGAACAAAAAACACTTATTATTTGAGCAAATAAACAGTATTCTCTTGAGAGCATACCCAAGTACCTTTTTGAATGAAAATCATCTATAGCATCTAGTTTAATAGATATAAACAAGCTCTCAAAATCTATATGAGCTGAACCATTGCTTATAGATGCAAATCTCAAAATAAATACGAATGATAAGGTAGCACTTATCGGAAAAAATGGTGCTGGAAAAACAACGCTCCTAAAAATGATTCTCGCAAAAGCTGGAATACTCAAATGAGAGCAGGCTGAGGTACTTGATTTAGAAAATATAGACGGAAATATCGAACTCGCTTCTGGGATTAAAATAGGATATCTCTCTCAAGACCTCTTCTGGTCAGATTCAAAAAACACACTGAGACAAGAAATGGCAACTATATTTCCAGATATTACGCACAAAATAGAGCGACTTCACAGCTTGCAAGACCAGGCTGAAGCGTGGGAAGAGAGAGAAACACTCAATAAAGAACTTATAGAGTGTGACTGATTTAAAAAAGATATTTTGAGACAAGAAATACTGAGATATTTTGGCATTACAGATGACCAGTTAGATTTCAATGTTTTACAGCTCTCAGGTGGAGAGCAAACAAAAGTTCAAATTGCTAAGTTTCTCATCACAGAAGTAGATATTTTGATACTCGATGAACCCACGAATCATCTAGATATTGATGGTATCATCTTTTTAGAAAAATTTTGCCAAGTTTGGAAAAAAGCGATAGTTTCTATATCCCATGACGTGCAATTTATTAATCATACTTGTAAACGAATTGCAGAAATATCTGGAAAACAAATACATAACTATGCTGGGAACTATAATTTTTATATCACAGAAAAACAAGAACGTTACGACAAACAGATGCGAGATTTCAATAATCAAGAACGAGATATAGAAACTCAAGAATCCTATATTAATAGATTTAGAGCCAACTCTGCGAAAGCTGCTAGTGTTCAAAGTCGAATTAAAGCACTGGATAAGGTTGAAAGGCTTCATAAACCAGAAAATGAAACCACTGCAAAGTTTATTACTCTGCAAACAAATATGAGACTTCCAGAAGTCATTATCCAACTTGAGGAAATAATAGTTTGATATGACTATCCACTGGTGACACTCCCAGAATATATACAGGTACATAAACAGGATAAAATTGGAATCATAGGGAAAAATGGAGCTGGAAAAACAACACTTCTCAAAACTATTCTTTGAGAACTCACAGCACTTTCAGGAACGAGCCAAATTCACCCTAATCTCAATGTTTGAAGTTACTGACAAGTATTAGAGGGTCTTGATACTAGTATGAGTATTATTGCAGAACTATCGAAAGAACACGAAAATACTCAAGAAATTAGAACTATGCTTGGTTGACTCCTCATAACGTGAGACAAAGTAGAACAAGTAATACAAACACTTTCTGGATGAGAACGAGCAAAGGTAGCGCTCACCAAGATGCTGCTTGCAAAACCTGATATCATTATTATGGATGAACCAACCAATCATCTTGATATCCACTCTAAAGAAGTTATTAAACATATGTTACAATCATTTACTGGTACGACGCTTATTGTCTCACATGATAGAGACTTACTTGAGTCGGTATCAAACAAACTCTGGCTGATTAAAGAGCAAATCTTAAGTGTATATGATGAACCAGAGAAGTGATTCTCAGAAATATTCTAA
- a CDS encoding DUF4332 domain-containing protein — MKTIIQYYVVKRIMSDKLHTENSQNIQKIYNEKLLLLGISDSQKFLSITSTHYKRVALAKKIGHPIEKINKLTAFFDFMRVEGMKAVVAEVLVKDSVKGVQDLRKKDGGILYTDLIHHYPYITRYINPEYLGELIQNSNKTPLFIFDFWYESFTVMSKGYATSITSVEKQYSYLENESKNEFITLMIQCVIFGLLSIVSPYFLVFIPILFVFHFYRNSFFISELHYTIREKLEHYIFENKKGTDTWTWFLQEDFNFFKKTLCLWLISLLGIIFLQGLLTGNIEKSIAGVFSTSTESTQKLEHPWYLSDSVYKSFDQEEISREELVGILLSNQNISGGTGAQNCFKDISESNYKEQICFAKRKGYIQGDAQNNFNPSATVSHAAGLKFILNFNGETVPGRAAYVTFDDLEKQFWYTTYAEYAKINGLIDQGEKLFYPDGAITIKQVDSYIYKLVQKK, encoded by the coding sequence ATACAAAAAATATACAACGAAAAGTTGCTCTTATTAGGTATTTCTGATAGCCAAAAATTTCTATCAATCACTTCTACTCATTATAAGCGTGTAGCTCTTGCAAAGAAGATAGGTCATCCAATCGAAAAAATAAATAAACTCACTGCCTTTTTTGATTTTATGAGAGTAGAGGGAATGAAAGCAGTTGTAGCAGAGGTGTTAGTAAAAGACTCCGTGAAGTGAGTTCAGGATTTAAGAAAGAAGGATTGAGGTATCCTCTATACTGACCTGATTCACCATTATCCATATATAACTCGGTATATAAATCCTGAGTATTTAGGGGAATTAATACAAAATAGTAATAAGACTCCACTATTTATCTTTGATTTTTGGTATGAATCATTTACTGTTATGAGTAAATGATATGCGACTTCAATCACAAGCGTTGAAAAACAATATTCATACCTTGAAAATGAATCAAAAAACGAGTTTATAACGCTTATGATTCAATGCGTTATTTTCTGATTACTTTCAATAGTTTCACCTTATTTTCTCGTTTTTATTCCTATACTGTTTGTATTTCATTTCTATAGAAATTCATTTTTTATTTCTGAATTACATTATACCATACGAGAGAAACTGGAACACTATATTTTTGAGAATAAAAAATGAACTGATACTTGGACATGGTTCCTTCAAGAGGATTTCAACTTTTTTAAAAAGACGCTTTGTTTATGGTTGATATCACTTCTCGGTATTATATTTTTACAGTGACTTCTCACCTGAAATATTGAGAAATCAATAGCGTGAGTATTCTCAACATCTACAGAATCTACTCAGAAACTCGAGCATCCATGGTATTTAAGTGATAGTGTATATAAAAGCTTTGATCAAGAAGAAATTAGTCGAGAAGAATTAGTTTGAATACTTTTATCTAACCAAAATATAAGCTGAGGGACAGGGGCTCAAAACTGTTTTAAAGATATTTCTGAATCAAACTACAAAGAGCAAATATGTTTTGCAAAACGAAAGTGATATATTCAATGAGATGCTCAAAATAATTTTAATCCAAGCGCTACCGTATCTCATGCTGCGTGACTAAAATTTATTCTGAATTTTAACTGAGAGACTGTACCATGAAGGGCTGCATACGTAACCTTTGATGATTTAGAAAAGCAATTTTGGTATACAACGTACGCAGAATACGCAAAAATAAATGGACTCATAGATCAGTGAGAAAAACTCTTTTATCCAGATTGAGCTATAACAATTAAACAAGTTGATTCATATATTTATAAGCTCGTACAAAAAAAATAA
- a CDS encoding MFS transporter, producing MKNTFLNMMKSRFFIVFLITFVNGLSFTMLFPVLPFIIKIYEAPEVVLGILLGTFSLFQFLAAPILGSLSDKYGRKPILIITQAGTMLSWVVLGVSYLLPEYQFLSFISLPILVIFLSRVFDGITGGNNSVAQAIIADLSTPSERTKVFGMNGAIMGLAIVVGPSIGAFSMGTSYGYLGTAIAGTIISFITLLIMIFFLQESIAEEDKKSKIKISLKNTNLFAQISKWGKFKNIRYTIFMKICMFSAFVGYTSISALYLIDVFRFDAINVGYYMTFTGMFLIFHQTVSIRYFVKKFRDRKSLYIGMIFMGLGFLAMASTKNIILFTVFYFFAVLGISLSWSTLSSLFSRSVDKKNQGEIMGMVAGLESFISVGIPILATLIYTHIDFSIYFLLSILPLVGVLISSLVYKNIHFETVKEAS from the coding sequence ATGAAAAACACATTCCTAAATATGATGAAATCTCGATTTTTCATTGTATTTCTTATCACTTTTGTAAACGGATTAAGTTTTACTATGCTTTTTCCAGTCCTTCCTTTTATCATTAAAATTTATGAAGCCCCTGAAGTAGTCCTGTGAATATTACTTGGTACTTTTAGTTTATTTCAATTCTTGGCTGCTCCAATCTTAGGTTCTCTTTCAGATAAATATTGAAGAAAACCTATTTTGATCATTACTCAAGCAGGAACTATGTTGTCTTGGGTTGTACTTTGAGTGTCATACTTACTTCCAGAGTATCAGTTTTTATCGTTCATATCTCTTCCAATTCTTGTAATTTTTTTATCTCGTGTATTTGATGGAATTACTTGATGAAATAATTCCGTAGCACAAGCTATCATAGCTGATCTATCTACACCTTCAGAAAGAACGAAAGTTTTTTGAATGAATGGAGCTATTATGTGACTTGCAATTGTTGTAGGTCCATCTATTTGAGCATTTTCTATGTGAACAAGTTATGGTTATTTGTGAACGGCAATTGCTGGTACTATCATTTCTTTTATAACTCTTCTAATCATGATTTTCTTTTTACAAGAATCAATTGCAGAAGAAGATAAAAAATCAAAGATTAAAATCTCACTCAAAAATACAAATTTGTTTGCTCAAATATCAAAATGGTGAAAATTCAAAAATATTAGATATACTATATTTATGAAAATTTGTATGTTTTCTGCATTTGTTTGATATACAAGTATTTCCGCATTATACCTAATAGATGTATTTAGATTCGATGCTATCAATGTATGATATTATATGACATTCACGGGAATGTTTCTTATATTTCATCAAACAGTTTCTATACGATATTTTGTGAAAAAATTTCGAGATCGCAAAAGTCTTTATATATGAATGATTTTTATGTGATTATGATTTCTTGCAATGGCTTCAACTAAAAATATCATATTATTTACTGTTTTTTATTTTTTTGCTGTGCTCGGTATTTCTCTCTCTTGGAGTACGCTGAGTTCTTTATTTTCAAGAAGCGTGGATAAAAAAAATCAATGAGAAATTATGTGAATGGTTGCTGGTTTAGAGAGCTTCATATCAGTTTGAATCCCTATATTAGCCACTCTTATATATACTCATATAGATTTTTCTATATATTTTCTCCTTAGTATCCTTCCACTTGTTTGAGTTTTAATAAGTTCGCTTGTTTATAAAAATATACACTTTGAAACTGTCAAAGAAGCTTCTTAA
- a CDS encoding GFA family protein produces MTKVTGGCDCGNVRYEAEGEIDGAVSCHCKQCQKIHGIYKPMLVINKTDLKITEDSGLSWYESSPDNKRGFCKDCGSAIFKKPNDDAKAMSDKIMPSVGSLDDTTPWKNQLNVFCKFKGEYYNMPDGEQKEIM; encoded by the coding sequence ATGACTAAAGTTACTGGAGGATGTGATTGTGGTAACGTTCGATACGAGGCAGAGTGAGAAATAGATGGAGCAGTGAGCTGTCACTGTAAACAGTGTCAAAAAATACACGGGATATACAAACCAATGCTCGTTATTAACAAAACAGATTTAAAAATCACTGAAGATTCAGGACTCAGTTGGTATGAGTCAAGTCCTGACAATAAAAGAGGATTCTGCAAAGACTGTGGTTCTGCGATATTTAAAAAACCAAATGATGACGCAAAAGCCATGTCTGACAAGATTATGCCATCAGTAGGAAGTCTCGATGATACGACACCATGGAAAAACCAACTCAATGTATTTTGTAAATTTAAATGAGAATATTACAATATGCCAGACGGAGAACAAAAAGAAATTATGTAA